One region of Daphnia pulicaria isolate SC F1-1A chromosome 7, SC_F0-13Bv2, whole genome shotgun sequence genomic DNA includes:
- the LOC124349611 gene encoding ankyrin repeat and SOCS box protein 3-like isoform X1: MDFTESYPDSSSSVALAARTGDLVTLKRLVGQGKSIESQDNRGWRPIHEAACWGHVECLKFLVTHSNTHINAYTFEGQTALWIAADNNSLEAAEILLEAGGLVNLPNNEDVSPLHRAASKGFKEMTNLLITNGANVNLTDYGDYTPLHEAAIQGHFSVVEVLLDNEADKTVQDSHGRTPLFCGAQSHSCQVVKLLLQNTPPSLINLRAHDGATTIMLAAQSGCLECVKQLADHGANPNLKANDGVMAVHLAVIGNHNMVLRYLLGITDYTLIEQSCAFNQHGHTHRTLSGLSWSSRDIESVNIFVLAVTYGRWDLIEVLMEEGLKPDFFSFPMNFNNVGGNELRGLGYKWLTPLSFVLSYSPFDDVSLETVKLLVRKGSSNANAIQTGFVPPLFALLALANWEEFPEKVLDALHFLVQDCNVLRVTPEELSKVMRLALRINPCAFQQILHLGYVVDYDVLMKETCRIVVDTEVVHPFHAKAFAALNEAGFSVAGNVKTLKQLCRKAIHSGLKFRRTSFPIPELNLPLPNSLVNYLCFKEVNF; the protein is encoded by the exons ATGGATTTCACTGAAAGCTATCCAGATTCGTCTTCATCAGTAGCTCTAGCTGCACGTACAGGTGATTTAGTAACACTGAAACGACTTGTTGGCCAAGGAAAATCCATTGAATCACAAGATAATCGTGGATGGAGACCTATTCACGAAGCTGCCTGTTGGGGTCATGTCGAATGTCTCAAATTTCTTGTGACTCATA GTAACACTCACATAAATGCCTACACCTTTGAGGGCCAAACTGCCCTGTGGATTGCTGCAGATAACAATTCTCTTGAGGCAGCTGAAATACTGTTAGAAGCAGGTGGTCTTGTCAACCTTCCAAATAATGAAGATGTTTCACCTCTTCATCGTG CTGCATCTAAAGGATTCAAAGAAATGACTAACCTTTTGATTACAAATGGAGCCAATGTAAATCTCACAGACTATGGAGATTACACCCCACTTCATGAAGCTGCCATACAG GGACATTTCTCAGTTGTTGAAGtactgcttgataatgaagcTGACAAAACTGTACAAGATTCTCATGGAAGAACTCCTCTATTTTGTGGTGCCCAAAGTCACAGCTGTCAAGTGGTGAAACTCCTTTTACAAAATACTCCACCATCATTAATTAATTTGAg GGCACATGATGGTGCCACAACTATCATGCTAGCAGCCCAGTCAGGCTGTTTGGAATGTGTTAAACAACTTGCTGACCATGGTGCAAACCCAAATTTGAAAGCCAATGATGGTGTAATGGCAGTCCATTTGGCTGTCATTGGAAATCACAACAT GGTACTGAGATATCTGCTTGGGATAACAGATTACACCTTGATTGAACAATCGTGTGCTTTTAATCAGCATGGTCACACTCACCGCACATTGTCGGGGTTGAGTTGGAGTTCTAGAGACATTGAATCGGTTAACATTTTTGTTCTGGCTGTCACCTACGGGCG ATGGGACCTTATTGAAGTTCTGATGGAAGAAGGACTAAAACCggattttttctcatttccaaTGAATTTCAACAACGTCGGTGGAAATGAGCTTCGTGGCCTGGGTTACAAATGGCTTACTCCACTAAGTTTCGTGCTTTCGTATTCGCCATTTGATGACGTATCTCTTGAAACCGTAAAGCTTCTTGTCAGAAAAG GTTCCTCTAATGCGAACGCTATTCAAACTGGGTTTGTGCCGCCATTGTTCGCGCTATTAGCTTTAGCTAATTGGGAAGAATTTCCAGAAAAAGTTCTTGATGCACTACATTTCCTCGTTCAAGATTGCAATGTTCTTCGAGTGAC GCCAGAGGAATTATCGAAAGTGATGCGGCTTGCACTGCGAATTAATCCCTGTGCGTTTCAACAAATACTACACCTCGGATATGTTGTAGACTACGACGTCCTTATGAAAGAAACATGTCGTATTGTCGTAGATACCGAAGTGGTTCACCCTTTTCACGCTAAAGCTTTTGCTGCATTAAATGAGGCTGGATTTTCTGTAGCAGGAAATGTAAAAACTCTCAAACAGCTGTGCCGCAAAGCGATCCATTCCGGGTTGAAATTCCGTCGAACCTCATTTCCTATTCCAGAATTAAATTTGCCTCTTCCTAATTCCCTTGTTAATTATCTTTGTTTTAAGGAAGTGAAtttctaa
- the LOC124349611 gene encoding ankyrin repeat and SOCS box protein 3-like isoform X2, which produces MDFTESYPDSSSSVALAARTGNTHINAYTFEGQTALWIAADNNSLEAAEILLEAGGLVNLPNNEDVSPLHRAASKGFKEMTNLLITNGANVNLTDYGDYTPLHEAAIQGHFSVVEVLLDNEADKTVQDSHGRTPLFCGAQSHSCQVVKLLLQNTPPSLINLRAHDGATTIMLAAQSGCLECVKQLADHGANPNLKANDGVMAVHLAVIGNHNMVLRYLLGITDYTLIEQSCAFNQHGHTHRTLSGLSWSSRDIESVNIFVLAVTYGRWDLIEVLMEEGLKPDFFSFPMNFNNVGGNELRGLGYKWLTPLSFVLSYSPFDDVSLETVKLLVRKGSSNANAIQTGFVPPLFALLALANWEEFPEKVLDALHFLVQDCNVLRVTPEELSKVMRLALRINPCAFQQILHLGYVVDYDVLMKETCRIVVDTEVVHPFHAKAFAALNEAGFSVAGNVKTLKQLCRKAIHSGLKFRRTSFPIPELNLPLPNSLVNYLCFKEVNF; this is translated from the exons ATGGATTTCACTGAAAGCTATCCAGATTCGTCTTCATCAGTAGCTCTAGCTGCACGTACAG GTAACACTCACATAAATGCCTACACCTTTGAGGGCCAAACTGCCCTGTGGATTGCTGCAGATAACAATTCTCTTGAGGCAGCTGAAATACTGTTAGAAGCAGGTGGTCTTGTCAACCTTCCAAATAATGAAGATGTTTCACCTCTTCATCGTG CTGCATCTAAAGGATTCAAAGAAATGACTAACCTTTTGATTACAAATGGAGCCAATGTAAATCTCACAGACTATGGAGATTACACCCCACTTCATGAAGCTGCCATACAG GGACATTTCTCAGTTGTTGAAGtactgcttgataatgaagcTGACAAAACTGTACAAGATTCTCATGGAAGAACTCCTCTATTTTGTGGTGCCCAAAGTCACAGCTGTCAAGTGGTGAAACTCCTTTTACAAAATACTCCACCATCATTAATTAATTTGAg GGCACATGATGGTGCCACAACTATCATGCTAGCAGCCCAGTCAGGCTGTTTGGAATGTGTTAAACAACTTGCTGACCATGGTGCAAACCCAAATTTGAAAGCCAATGATGGTGTAATGGCAGTCCATTTGGCTGTCATTGGAAATCACAACAT GGTACTGAGATATCTGCTTGGGATAACAGATTACACCTTGATTGAACAATCGTGTGCTTTTAATCAGCATGGTCACACTCACCGCACATTGTCGGGGTTGAGTTGGAGTTCTAGAGACATTGAATCGGTTAACATTTTTGTTCTGGCTGTCACCTACGGGCG ATGGGACCTTATTGAAGTTCTGATGGAAGAAGGACTAAAACCggattttttctcatttccaaTGAATTTCAACAACGTCGGTGGAAATGAGCTTCGTGGCCTGGGTTACAAATGGCTTACTCCACTAAGTTTCGTGCTTTCGTATTCGCCATTTGATGACGTATCTCTTGAAACCGTAAAGCTTCTTGTCAGAAAAG GTTCCTCTAATGCGAACGCTATTCAAACTGGGTTTGTGCCGCCATTGTTCGCGCTATTAGCTTTAGCTAATTGGGAAGAATTTCCAGAAAAAGTTCTTGATGCACTACATTTCCTCGTTCAAGATTGCAATGTTCTTCGAGTGAC GCCAGAGGAATTATCGAAAGTGATGCGGCTTGCACTGCGAATTAATCCCTGTGCGTTTCAACAAATACTACACCTCGGATATGTTGTAGACTACGACGTCCTTATGAAAGAAACATGTCGTATTGTCGTAGATACCGAAGTGGTTCACCCTTTTCACGCTAAAGCTTTTGCTGCATTAAATGAGGCTGGATTTTCTGTAGCAGGAAATGTAAAAACTCTCAAACAGCTGTGCCGCAAAGCGATCCATTCCGGGTTGAAATTCCGTCGAACCTCATTTCCTATTCCAGAATTAAATTTGCCTCTTCCTAATTCCCTTGTTAATTATCTTTGTTTTAAGGAAGTGAAtttctaa
- the LOC124349611 gene encoding ankyrin repeat and SOCS box protein 3-like isoform X3, with the protein MDFTESYPDSSSSVALAARTGDLVTLKRLVGQGKSIESQDNRGWRPIHEAACWGHVECLKFLVTHSNTHINAYTFEGQTALWIAADNNSLEAAEILLEAGGLVNLPNNEDVSPLHRAASKGFKEMTNLLITNGANVNLTDYGDYTPLHEAAIQGHFSVVEVLLDNEADKTVQDSHGRTPLFCGAQSHSCQVVKLLLQNTPPSLINLRAHDGATTIMLAAQSGCLECVKQLADHGANPNLKANDGVMAVHLAVIGNHNMVLRYLLGITDYTLIEQSCAFNQHGHTHRTLSGLSWSSRDIESVNIFVLAVTYGRWDLIEVLMEEGLKPDFFSFPMNFNNVGGNELRGLGYKWLTPLSFVLSYSPFDDVSLETVKLLVRKGSSNANAIQTGFVPPLFALLALANWEEFPEKVLDALHFLVQDCNVLRARGIIESDAACTAN; encoded by the exons ATGGATTTCACTGAAAGCTATCCAGATTCGTCTTCATCAGTAGCTCTAGCTGCACGTACAGGTGATTTAGTAACACTGAAACGACTTGTTGGCCAAGGAAAATCCATTGAATCACAAGATAATCGTGGATGGAGACCTATTCACGAAGCTGCCTGTTGGGGTCATGTCGAATGTCTCAAATTTCTTGTGACTCATA GTAACACTCACATAAATGCCTACACCTTTGAGGGCCAAACTGCCCTGTGGATTGCTGCAGATAACAATTCTCTTGAGGCAGCTGAAATACTGTTAGAAGCAGGTGGTCTTGTCAACCTTCCAAATAATGAAGATGTTTCACCTCTTCATCGTG CTGCATCTAAAGGATTCAAAGAAATGACTAACCTTTTGATTACAAATGGAGCCAATGTAAATCTCACAGACTATGGAGATTACACCCCACTTCATGAAGCTGCCATACAG GGACATTTCTCAGTTGTTGAAGtactgcttgataatgaagcTGACAAAACTGTACAAGATTCTCATGGAAGAACTCCTCTATTTTGTGGTGCCCAAAGTCACAGCTGTCAAGTGGTGAAACTCCTTTTACAAAATACTCCACCATCATTAATTAATTTGAg GGCACATGATGGTGCCACAACTATCATGCTAGCAGCCCAGTCAGGCTGTTTGGAATGTGTTAAACAACTTGCTGACCATGGTGCAAACCCAAATTTGAAAGCCAATGATGGTGTAATGGCAGTCCATTTGGCTGTCATTGGAAATCACAACAT GGTACTGAGATATCTGCTTGGGATAACAGATTACACCTTGATTGAACAATCGTGTGCTTTTAATCAGCATGGTCACACTCACCGCACATTGTCGGGGTTGAGTTGGAGTTCTAGAGACATTGAATCGGTTAACATTTTTGTTCTGGCTGTCACCTACGGGCG ATGGGACCTTATTGAAGTTCTGATGGAAGAAGGACTAAAACCggattttttctcatttccaaTGAATTTCAACAACGTCGGTGGAAATGAGCTTCGTGGCCTGGGTTACAAATGGCTTACTCCACTAAGTTTCGTGCTTTCGTATTCGCCATTTGATGACGTATCTCTTGAAACCGTAAAGCTTCTTGTCAGAAAAG GTTCCTCTAATGCGAACGCTATTCAAACTGGGTTTGTGCCGCCATTGTTCGCGCTATTAGCTTTAGCTAATTGGGAAGAATTTCCAGAAAAAGTTCTTGATGCACTACATTTCCTCGTTCAAGATTGCAATGTTCTTCGA GCCAGAGGAATTATCGAAAGTGATGCGGCTTGCACTGCGAATTAA
- the LOC124349518 gene encoding N-acetyltransferase ESCO2-like — MNTPSPEFRRTHLSRLTTPKSVACRKIMNSPAFLVNRPTDISELSMSPLQLLDSPVQAAMMTPITSSGESPCRQSPRCMKQTSTPSQGIMQDTPSNSNKAFIIASNAYAGIKAKRRLIEDEVDASPNTKSGKSEKEPSVPANAAKRQKTSPKTSFITMSKSARTKKKNAGQINSGVSHRIRWPEKRVKPSLSISFSDLKKPKAEGITRNPLDPLNRTLPSSEELCIASNVQNTPIAERIEELKLSVPVKPLLAQQVSSPKSVGPTSRLAKEKKQIVISPKVITRNWNQRYRKETRERKFFKSRGTEEETSCRVVTVSVNDNLKLQIHDKPVTPIRKSPRKSPCKSQFIKITTEVTAVEDKINTLNQDWDDDTAESMDISSNIQDILNGLSEDESNEKDMETPEPQVDEKENAVSNKLFPLFCKNTANSSQPATENRFVKKVNPKSQWMRALNDGENQMILDAGQKKYGAVQCSECLMVYHVKDPEDELIHAKMHDIVNDTLKFSGWKKERVVRRFNSEGYVIAVHHGDAAHSWKKIESVLSKVVDNELGFSEIGIRNPEATKVYLYIAEKKIVGVLVAHSLSQGYRMIPSSTTSSGKCCSSDPVPSLCGVSRIWTLPTFRRRKTASRLLDAMRTEFIYGKIISIDELAFSDPTENGLAFAKNYTKRQDFLVYNM; from the exons ATGAATACTCCAAGCCCAGAATTTAGACGAACTCATCTCAGTCGACTTACAACACCCAAAAGTGTAGCATGCAGGAAGATTATGAATTCACCTGCTTTCTTGGTTAACAGACCGACCGATATCAGTGAATTGTCTATGTCTCCTCTTCAGCTATTAGATTCACCAGTTCAAGCAGCCATGATGACACCTATCACATCTTCTGGAGAGTCACCTTGCAGACAGTCACCTCGTTGTATGAAACAGACATCTACTCCATCGCAAGGAATTATGCAAGATACACCAAGCAATAGTAACAAAGCTTTTATTATTGCAAGCAATGCTTATGCAGGTATTAAAGCCAAGAGACGTTTAATTGAAGATGAGGTTGATGCAAGCCCAAATACCAAAAGtgggaaatcagaaaaagagcCTTCAGTTCCAGCCAATGCTGCAAAAAGACAGAAAACATCACCAAAAACATCGTTTATTACAATGTCGAAGTCAGCAagaaccaagaaaaaaaatgctggACAGATTAACTCAGGAGTTTCCCATAGAATCCGTTGGCCAGAGAAGAGAGTTAAACCAAGCTTGTCCATTTCCTTTAgtgatttgaaaaaacccaaagcTGAAGGCATCACCAGAAACCCTCTTGATCCTTTGAACAGAACTTTACCATCTAGTGAAGAATTGTGTATTGCATCTAATGTCCAGAACACTCCAATCGCTGAAAGAATTGAGGAGTTAAAGCTGTCTGTACCAGTAAAACCCCTCTTGGCTCAACAAGTTTCATCGCCTAAATCTGTTGGCCCAACTTCACGTTTGGctaaagagaagaaacaaatcgTCATATCTCCTAAAGTTATCACTCGAAACTGGAATCAGCGTTATCGTAAAGAGAcacgagaaagaaaattttttaaatcacggGGTACTGAAGAAGAGACTTCTTGTCGTGTAGTAACCGTTTCCGTCAACGACAACTTAAA ATTGCAAATTCATGATAAACCAGTTACTCCGATTCGCAAATCACCGCGGAAATCACCTTGCAAGTCTCAGTTTATTAAGATAACCACTGAAGTTACTGCAGTAGAAGATAAAATTAACACGCTGAACCAAGATTGGGATGATGACACTGCAGAATCAATGGATATTTCCTCTAATATCCAGGATATATTGAATGGATTGTCTGAAGATGAATCAAATGAGAAAGATATGGAGACACCAGAACCACAggtggacgaaaaagaaaatgctgtATCAAACAAACTCTTCCCACTATTTTGCAAGAATACAGCCAATTCTTCGCAGCCAGC AACTGAAAATCGTTTCGTCAAAAAAGTGAACCCCAAGTCACAGTGGATGCGTGCACTAAACGACGGCGAGAATCAGATGATACTAGATGCCGGTCAGAAGAAATATGGCGCTGTTCAATGTTCGGAATGTCTTATGGTGTATCACGTAAAAGATCCCGAGGACGAGTTGATTCACGCCAAAATGCACGATATAGTCAATGACACACTCAAATTCTCT ggctggaaaaaggaaagagtaGTTCGTCGTTTTAATTCGGAGGGTTACGTAATAGCTGTCCATCACGGTGACGCAGCTCATTCTTGGAAGAAGATTGAGAGCGTTCTTTCTAAAGTCGTGGATAATGAACTTGGCTTTTCTGAGATTGGAATTCGCAACCCTGAAGCTACCAAA GTATACTTATACATTGCcgagaaaaaaattgttggtgTTCTCGTCGCCCATAGTTTATCTCAGGGATATCGTATGATACCGAGTAGTACAACTTCATCCGGGAAATGCTGCTCATCGGATCCTGTTCCATCGCTTTGTGGTGTCAGTCGCATTTGGACACTTCCAACTTTTCGTCGTCGTAAAACAGCTTCTCGACTACTGGACGCCATGAGGACAGAATTCATTTACGGTAAAATTATATCCATTGATGAGCTTGCCTTTTCAGACCCTACTGAAAATGGATTGGCGTTTGCTAAAAATTATACCAAGCGGCAAGACTTTCTTGTTTATAACATGTAA